The Venturia canescens isolate UGA chromosome 10, ASM1945775v1, whole genome shotgun sequence genome segment TGCGACGCTGTGCACCCACTATATTTACACTTTCATGGGTCTGGAGAAGAATCAAGTAAAGATTCTCGACCCGTGGCAAGCCCTCCCCGATAGTGGAGGTCAAAATGGTTTTGCCAAGTTCAATGATCTGCGTAACAAGAATCCAGGAGTAAAAACCCTGGTCGCAATTGGTGGCTGGGGAGAAGGCTCCGCGAACTATTCGAAAATGGCATCTTCTCCGAACTCTCGAGAAATATTTGTCAATAGTACAGTTGCGTTTGTGAAGCGATATGGTTTTGACGGCTTTGACATTGACTGGGAATATCCGAATCAACGTGGAGGAAAACCTGAAGATATTAAGAATTATGTAACGCTCGTTAAGGAGTTGAGAACAGAGTTTGACAAAGAGGACTTTCTTCTCAGTGCTGCGGTTGTTGGTGCCAAAAATTCAGCCATCAAATCGTACAATATCAGAGAAATGTCGAAATATTTCGACTTTATCAATGTGATGGCTTATGATCTGCATGGCTCTTGGGAAAATCACACTGGCCTAAATGCTCCTCTTTATAAGGGTTCCTCCGATTCGCCGTCTGAAAAAGAACTGACAGTAGTAAGTTAATTCTGAAATATCTTTGTCAAGAGTTTGCAGAAAACGTCGTAACGGATATTAAACGATAATTTCGGGTTCCGTTTATTaggatttttcgattcgatACTGGCTCTCCCAAGGTGCACCAGCTGAGAAGCTTATTCTCGGGATCCCTTTGTATGGTCAAACTTTCACGCTTTACGATGTCAACGAAAACGGTATCGATGCCAGGATCAATGGATCCGGAGAACCCGGTCCTTATACCAAAAGTCCTGGGACACTTGGTTACAATGAGATCTGTgaaatgcagaaaaaaaattattgggtttttcattttgatgaGGAGAGACGAGTGCCTTACATATACTACAAAGACCAATGGGTTGGTTACGATAATGTCAAGTAAGTCTACCAAATCCTCAATAATTATGTAGAAATGAACTTTGCACGTTATCACTTCTTCTGACACTTCTCCTGACACGTCCACTGAAAAGAAAaccataataaaaaattgtactaCATGATTTTCGGATTTCTCTCACtataaccaaaaaaaaaattcacttcaaTTTCCATTAGCCTTGTctgcaaaaat includes the following:
- the LOC122417032 gene encoding acidic mammalian chitinase-like → MRWLSWVAVVCFVVMTTGAADKKIVCYFGSWSVYRPGAGKFAIEDIDATLCTHYIYTFMGLEKNQVKILDPWQALPDSGGQNGFAKFNDLRNKNPGVKTLVAIGGWGEGSANYSKMASSPNSREIFVNSTVAFVKRYGFDGFDIDWEYPNQRGGKPEDIKNYVTLVKELRTEFDKEDFLLSAAVVGAKNSAIKSYNIREMSKYFDFINVMAYDLHGSWENHTGLNAPLYKGSSDSPSEKELTVDFSIRYWLSQGAPAEKLILGIPLYGQTFTLYDVNENGIDARINGSGEPGPYTKSPGTLGYNEICEMQKKNYWVFHFDEERRVPYIYYKDQWVGYDNVKSVREKAGYINEMGLGGAMVWSVETDDFRGNCGEKYPLIRSIRYVLRNELDE